TTTCACCGTTGTTGTCACGGTAGCGCTCGGACGTTGCCACGCTTAATGTTGCAACCGCAGTGTTGTTAGCTGTGTAGCGCACTTCAGGGTCAGCACCAAGGTTACCGATGATCATTGCTTTATTTAGACTTGACATAATGATGTCTCCGATTGGTTTGTGATTTATTGATTTGGGCTATTGATTCTGAATGTTCAAAAACCTTACAGTCTCTTTTTAAAAAAAATTGCGGCCCGGGGATGAGTTGTCATCGGCATGGTACAACATCTGCCAGGCCGGTTGCTTTCATACCTGTTATTCATGGTAGGTCCGAATGCTTTGTAAGTTAGGATATGAAGTGTTCAAGCCAAAATACCGGCAGCATGAAAATGCGCGTAATCTTTGGGACAGAGGATGCCGGTTTGACAGGTATTGGTCGGCAGTTATTTTGGGCAACTGCTGTACGGCACGCGCACTCAAAATTACTGCTTAGTTATACAGTCGTCTTTTTTGTAAATTAGGAAACTGCTTCTTTCACCTTCATGTCATAATCTTAACAGCGCGAACGGCACCATCATTTACCCAACCTTTTATATCAGACCGTACCCATGGCCAAACTAAACGACCAAACGCTTGAACACGTAGCCCAGCGATTTAAAATTTTAGGCGAGCCGATGCGGCTTCGGCTCCTTGCCTGCCTTCAGCAAGGTGAGCGCTGCGTGCAGGACCTTGTGAGCGAAACAGGTGCTGGTCAGGCCAATGTTTCCAAGCACCTTTCCCTGATGATTTCACACGGCATTTTAGGACGTCGCAAAGAAGGTCTGCATGTGTATTACTTTATAGCCGATGATTCGGTCTATGATTTATGCGATTTGGTGTGTGAAAGCATTGCCGAAAAAGCCGAAGGCGTGCAGCGTCTTTTTTCTCAGGCCGGGGGGTAATTTTTTAGCTGTGATCAGCGATGTGCTATTCCTGCCCGTAGCATTTACGGGGAGGTGATTGGGTAATGAGGAACGTTTACGGAAGCGCCTGCCATTTTGAGCGGGTGTAGGTTTGGTGCAGCTACTCAGGCGTGAAGCTTGTGCATAAAGCTACTTTTTGGATAGCAAAAATGTATGCATTTTAGGTAGCCGTTGATCAAATGAGTCAGCGGGCCTGTGTTTTGCTGAGATGACCTGAACTGCTCAGATTCCACCCCCAATCTTAAAATTATTACAGTTATGGTAGCAAAGGGCGATAAAATAAACACCGATTTCACACTTAAAGTAGTGCGTGGTGGTGAAGAACAGGAAGTTCAGTTTTCTGAATTGCTGGATAAGCCGGCAGTCGTTTCGGTTTACATGAAAAATAATACGGGAAGCTGCGATAAACAGAATAAAAGCCTGGCAGAACATGCGCCGGTATTTGCCGAAAAAGGCTATAATCTGATTGCACTTTCCAAGGACAGCTGCGGGTCTCACAAAAAATATGCGGATAAGCTGGGCATAAGCTATATTTTGGCGTCCGACCCTGAGCATGCGTTTTCAAGTGCTACTGATTCCATCGTAGAAAAAAAGATGTACGGCAAAACCTATCAGGGGCCATCCCGTTCCGCTTTTGTCATTGATACGGACGGCACAGTGTTGGGAGTGATCGAAAAGCTCAAGCCAGCTGATCATGCCGCTGAGCTGATCGGGCTGATCGATTCTCTTTAATTTCATCACGCTTAAATCTCTTTATGAAATCCTTAGTTATAGTTGAGTCACCAACCAAAGCGAAAACCATCAAAAAGTATCTGCCCAAAGGGTACGTTGTCGATTCATCGAACGGGCACATACGCGATCTTCCGGCGTCTGCCAAAGAGGTGCCGGCCAAAGTAAAAAAAGAAAAATGGGCTTCGCTGGGGATTAACACCGAACAGGACTACGAGCCGCTGTATGTGGTCTCTACGCCGAAAAAGAAGGTGGTTAAAAAGCTAAAGGATTTAATAAAGGAAGCGGATGAGCTCATTCTGGCAACAGATGAAGACCGCGAGGGAGAGGGCATATCCTGGCACCTGAAAGAAGTGCTGAAACCCAAGGTTCCGGTTAAGCGGATGGTATTTCATGAGATTACTGAGGAAGCCATCAAGCGCGCACTTGGTGAATTTCGTGATATCGACATGAACCTTGTTGACGCACAGGAAACGCGCCGCATTATCGACCGGCTTGCCGGATATACCATCTCCCCGCTGTTATGGAAGAAAATTGCGCCGGGCCTGTCTGCCGGACGGGTGCAGTCCGTTGCGGTAAAACTTATCGTTGACCGGGAGCGCGAACGCATGCGGTTCCGCAGCGGAACGTACTGTGACCTGAAAGCGGTGCTCAACCCTGAGGGTAAAAAATCAACTTTTGAAGCCGAAATGAGCGAGCTCAACGGCAAGCGGCTGGCTTCAGGGAAAGATTTTGACGAAAACACCGGCAAGCTCAAAAAGCCCGACGCGGTCGAGCTGTTGAACATCGAACAGGCTGAAGCGCTCAAAGAACAGCTTTTGAGCAAAGCAAGCTGGCAGGTGCTGCAGGTTGATACCAAAGAGCAAAAACGCTCGCCGGCTCCGCCATTTACGACATCAACCCTGCAACAGGAATCCAACCGTAAGTTTGGGTTTTCTGCGGGAGATACCATGCGGGTGGCGCAGTCGCTGTATGAACAGGGCTTTATCACCTACATGCGTACGGACTCCACCTTCCTGTCGAATCAGGCCATTGCCGCTGCCCGTTCAGGCGTCAGCGCGCTGTATGGTGATGAATACCTGAGCGAAAAAGAAAGACGCTATGCTACCAAATCTAAGGCCGCACAGGAAGCGCATGAGGCCATACGACCTGCAGGCAGTCATTTCCGGGTTCCGAACGAAACCGGTTTGGACGGGCGTGAGCTGAAGCTTTACGACCTGATCTGGAAACGTACCGTTGCAACGCAGATGGCCGAAGCGCGCATAGCATTTACGAACGTGCTTATCTCAGGGCAGATCCCCCCAGCAAAGGATGTGCTGAGCGGCCCGCTTGAAGGAAAATCCAGGCCCGACGGCAGTCTCGAAGCCCGATTTAAGGCTTCCGGAAAGAAGATTCTTTTCCCGGGTTATTTCAGGGCTTATGTTGAAGGAAGCGACGACCCCGAAGCGCAGCTTGAAGATCAGGATAAGCCGCTTCCGGCGCTTAATGAAGCGGATGAGCTTGCCTGTAAAAAACTTGAGGCCGTAACACACGAAACCAAGCCGCCCGCCCGCTTCACGGAAGCAACACTAATTAAATTTCTGGAAAAAGAGGGTGTGGGCCGCCCAAGTACTTATGCTTCTATTATCGGCACCATTCAGGACCGGAAATATGCCCAAAAGGAAGGCTCTGCTCTGGTGCCTTCATTTACGGCCTTTGCCGTAACCGAGCTGCTCGAAACGCATTTCCCCGATGTTGTGGATACACACTTCACATCTGAGATGGAAAATCAGTTAGATGAAATCGCACACGGCAATTATGACCGCCTTTCCTATATCCGCTCTTATTTTGAAGGGGAAAAAGGCCTTAAAGAAAATGTGGAGAAACAGGAGTCGCAAATTGATCCGGCTCTTGCACGCCGAATCAATCTTCCGATTGAAGGCCTTGATGGCATAGAGCTTTTTGTAGGCCGTTTTGGTCCGTATGTGCAGCTTAAAAAGGATGAGGAAACGGTTTCGGCTTCCATACCTGAAAGCCTTGCGCCCTGTGATCTGACAGCGGACAAAATCAAGGAGCTGATTGAAATTTCTGAGGAGGGGCCGGATATTTTGGGTCAGGATCCGGAAACCGGTGAAAACGTATATCTTCTGATTGGCCGCTACGGGCCTTATGTTCAGTTGGGTGAGGTAACGGAAACCAATAAAAAACCCAAGCGCGGTTCTTTGCTCAAAGGCATGAGCCCTGAAGACGTAGACCTGAAGCTTGCGCTGAAGCTGTTGTCACTTCCCCGCACGCTGGGCAAGCACC
This genomic stretch from Cyclonatronum proteinivorum harbors:
- a CDS encoding ArsR/SmtB family transcription factor, with the translated sequence MAKLNDQTLEHVAQRFKILGEPMRLRLLACLQQGERCVQDLVSETGAGQANVSKHLSLMISHGILGRRKEGLHVYYFIADDSVYDLCDLVCESIAEKAEGVQRLFSQAGG
- a CDS encoding peroxiredoxin; this encodes MVAKGDKINTDFTLKVVRGGEEQEVQFSELLDKPAVVSVYMKNNTGSCDKQNKSLAEHAPVFAEKGYNLIALSKDSCGSHKKYADKLGISYILASDPEHAFSSATDSIVEKKMYGKTYQGPSRSAFVIDTDGTVLGVIEKLKPADHAAELIGLIDSL
- the topA gene encoding type I DNA topoisomerase, encoding MKSLVIVESPTKAKTIKKYLPKGYVVDSSNGHIRDLPASAKEVPAKVKKEKWASLGINTEQDYEPLYVVSTPKKKVVKKLKDLIKEADELILATDEDREGEGISWHLKEVLKPKVPVKRMVFHEITEEAIKRALGEFRDIDMNLVDAQETRRIIDRLAGYTISPLLWKKIAPGLSAGRVQSVAVKLIVDRERERMRFRSGTYCDLKAVLNPEGKKSTFEAEMSELNGKRLASGKDFDENTGKLKKPDAVELLNIEQAEALKEQLLSKASWQVLQVDTKEQKRSPAPPFTTSTLQQESNRKFGFSAGDTMRVAQSLYEQGFITYMRTDSTFLSNQAIAAARSGVSALYGDEYLSEKERRYATKSKAAQEAHEAIRPAGSHFRVPNETGLDGRELKLYDLIWKRTVATQMAEARIAFTNVLISGQIPPAKDVLSGPLEGKSRPDGSLEARFKASGKKILFPGYFRAYVEGSDDPEAQLEDQDKPLPALNEADELACKKLEAVTHETKPPARFTEATLIKFLEKEGVGRPSTYASIIGTIQDRKYAQKEGSALVPSFTAFAVTELLETHFPDVVDTHFTSEMENQLDEIAHGNYDRLSYIRSYFEGEKGLKENVEKQESQIDPALARRINLPIEGLDGIELFVGRFGPYVQLKKDEETVSASIPESLAPCDLTADKIKELIEISEEGPDILGQDPETGENVYLLIGRYGPYVQLGEVTETNKKPKRGSLLKGMSPEDVDLKLALKLLSLPRTLGKHPETGEDVKAGVGRYGPFILHDGKFKSLGKDDNVLEVSLDRALEVLAQQKTAGKGRGRGSASVLRELGAHPKTGDAINILDGRYGPYIKFGKKNISLPKNADAQAFTLEEAVELIKQKTK